Proteins encoded by one window of Rhodamnia argentea isolate NSW1041297 chromosome 6, ASM2092103v1, whole genome shotgun sequence:
- the LOC115741562 gene encoding UDP-glycosyltransferase 87A1-like: MESETTSVCHVVALPYPGRGHINPMMNLCKLLVSKKPDILVTFVVTEEWLGFLGPELKPANVRFATVPNVVPSELHRAENFIAFFEAVLTKLEAPVEQLLDRLELPVSAIVADTYMAWAVGAGKRRNIPVATLWTMSASVFAVFHHFEMLQQKGHFPVDLSERGDEEVDYIPGVAKIRLADLPAILNENGRRVLDGVLESVAWASKADYFLSTSFYELESPVMDALQSRLPAPAYCVGPTIPFLDGEGAGDVAYLRWLDSQRGGSVLYVSFGSFLSVSKAQMEEMVAGVRDSGVRFLWVARGETSLIGSACAEDIGLVVPWCEQLKVLCHPSVGGFWTHCGWNSTLEAIYAGVPMLTCPILMDQVPNGKQIVEDWKIGLRFKKECGGGSHDGGVENMVTRQEIARLVRKLMDVESSEGRDMRKRAREMRESCRRAAARGGSSDRNLEEFIGDISRAE, translated from the exons ATGGAATCGGAGACGACCTCGGTCTGCCACGTGGTGGCCTTGCCTTACCCCGGCCGAGGCCACATCAACCCCATGATGAACCTCTGCAAGCTCCTCGTCTCCAAGAAGCCCGACATCCTCGTCACCTTCGTCGTCACGGAGGAGTGGCTCGGCTTCCTCGGCCCTGAGCTGAAGCCGGCCAACGTCCGCTTCGCCACTGTCCCCAATGTCGTACCGTCGGAGCTCCACCGAGCCGAGAACTTCATCGCCTTCTTCGAAGCTGTCCTCACGAAGCTGGAGGCTCCGGTGGAGCAGCTGCTGGACAGGCTGGAGCTGCCGGTGTCGGCCATTGTAGCGGACACGTACATGGCGTGGGCCGTTGGGGCCGGCAAGCGGAGGAACATCCCGGTGGCCACGCTGTGGACGATGTCGGCGTCGGTGTTTGCAGTTTTCCATCATTTCGAGATGCTTCAGCAGAAGGGCCATTTTCCGGTCGACTTGTCAG AGAGGGGAGACGAGGAAGTTGACTACATTCCAGGAGTCGCTAAGATCCGCCTCGCAGATCTTCCTGCGATCTTGAACGAAAATGGGCGCCGGGTATTGGACGGAGTCCTGGAGTCCGTCGCCTGGGCCTCCAAGGCCGACTACTTCCTCTCCACCTCCTTCTACGAGCTCGAATCCCCTGTAATGGACGCCCTCCAATCTCGACTCCCAGCGCCCGCCTATTGCGTCGGCCCCACCATCCCCTTCTTGGACGGCGAGGGAGCCGGCGACGTGGCTTATCTCCGGTGGCTCGACTCTCAGCGTGGAGGGTCGGTCCTGTACGTCTCTTTCGGGAGCTTCCTCTCGGTGTCCAAGGCTCAGATGGAGGAGATGGTGGCCGGGGTGCGGGACAGCGGGGTGCGGTTCCTGTGGGTGGCGCGTGGGGAGACGTCGCTGATCGGAAGCGCATGCGCAGAGGACATTGGCCTGGTGGTGCCCTGGTGCGAGCAGCTAAAGGTCTTGTGCCACCCTTCGGTGGGCGGGTTCTGGACCCACTGCGGGTGGAATTCCACGCTGGAAGCCATCTACGCTGGGGTCCCCATGCTGACGTGTCCTATATTGATGGACCAAGTTCCCAACGGCAAGCAGATCGTGGAGGACTGGAAGATCGGGTTGAGGTTCAAGAAGGAATGCGGCGGCGGCAGCCACGACGGTGGTGTTGAGAATATGGTCACGCGGCAAGAAATTGCACGGCTGGTGAGAAAGCTCATGGATGTGGAGAGCAGCGAGGGGCGAGATATGAggaagagagcaagagagatgcGAGAGTCATGCAGGCGGGCCGCGGCGAGAGGCGGGTCATCGGATCGGAACTTGGAAGAATTCATCGGTGATATTTCGAGGGCCGAATGA